A DNA window from Paraclostridium bifermentans contains the following coding sequences:
- a CDS encoding aromatic acid exporter family protein, giving the protein MSHNKFILQRLSIKDETRALKVLLSSIIAIYLSSLTNYLRVSTTVITVGIVFAMLPTVSGARTYCLQRFVANILGAILTFCIGTIFNWNIYSLALICSFNVFIFYKFNLNKTKLSLMSLVSGSLILFFTMSDPSKIIVRLSSILVGSLIAITINELILPINQGFKVEELIFNFSKEAFKITDYILLNISNLDILNLQSLNLYSQAIKPNLLTLDKEAKINSLKNHLKHYKYKINTLDYLGIVCENYYDFLSLISKNLGEFNSLSIEEKLYIKELLSNFTIQHKYLLDNVLNNNDIPVFKLLDIDYSKFELNNSLSVLLLGRVLEYRESLIKLKESIDSIDLNNTYQSVEFFKFNM; this is encoded by the coding sequence ATGAGTCATAATAAATTTATATTACAAAGACTATCAATAAAAGATGAAACTAGAGCTTTAAAAGTTCTTTTATCATCAATAATAGCCATTTATCTATCTAGTTTAACTAATTATTTAAGAGTATCAACCACTGTAATAACAGTAGGAATTGTATTTGCAATGCTTCCAACTGTTTCAGGTGCTAGAACTTACTGTTTACAAAGATTTGTTGCAAATATATTAGGAGCAATACTCACTTTTTGTATAGGTACTATTTTTAATTGGAATATATATTCCCTTGCATTAATTTGTTCTTTTAATGTATTTATTTTTTATAAATTTAACCTAAATAAAACAAAACTCAGTTTAATGAGCTTAGTCTCAGGTAGTTTAATTTTATTTTTTACTATGAGTGATCCATCAAAAATAATAGTACGACTTTCATCTATTTTAGTTGGGTCACTTATAGCAATTACTATAAATGAATTAATTTTGCCAATTAACCAAGGCTTTAAAGTAGAGGAATTGATTTTTAATTTTTCCAAAGAGGCTTTTAAAATTACTGATTATATTCTTTTAAATATATCTAATTTAGATATTTTAAATCTTCAAAGTTTAAATCTATATAGCCAAGCTATAAAACCCAATTTATTAACTTTAGATAAAGAAGCAAAAATTAATTCACTTAAAAATCATTTAAAACATTATAAATATAAAATTAATACTCTAGATTATCTAGGAATTGTTTGTGAAAATTATTATGATTTCTTAAGTTTGATTTCTAAAAATTTAGGCGAATTTAATAGTTTATCGATTGAAGAAAAGTTATATATAAAAGAACTTTTATCTAATTTTACTATCCAACATAAATATTTATTAGATAATGTTCTAAACAATAATGATATTCCAGTTTTTAAGCTACTAGATATAGATTATAGTAAATTTGAATTGAATAATTCTCTAAGTGTTTTATTGTTAGGGCGAGTTTTAGAATATAGAGAATCTTTGATTAAATTAAAAGAATCTATCGATAGTATTGATCTAAATAATACTTATCAGAGTGTTGAATTTTTTAAATTTAATATGTAA
- a CDS encoding nitroreductase family protein yields MTNLDFIYNRQSIRKFKDEPIPKEDIMELLKAATFAPSAKHQQNWHFVVLQNKDMINEMADIVTRSHEKIGELAKTEKDKKIHMSVINYYTCFKNAPVVVLVYGCEYKMIEYKILKENGAPKDLLEVLVSPQSGAQSIGAAVENFLLAATKMGYGTCYMTGPTHAKTEIENLIGFEKPGYELMSMIALGVAEDNQPQQPPRKPLEDVTTFID; encoded by the coding sequence ATGACAAACTTAGATTTCATATATAACCGTCAAAGTATAAGAAAATTCAAAGATGAACCTATTCCAAAAGAAGATATAATGGAACTTTTAAAGGCTGCAACATTTGCTCCATCAGCAAAGCATCAGCAAAACTGGCATTTTGTAGTACTTCAAAATAAAGATATGATAAATGAAATGGCTGATATAGTTACTAGAAGCCATGAAAAAATAGGTGAACTAGCAAAGACTGAAAAAGATAAAAAGATACATATGAGTGTTATAAATTATTATACATGTTTTAAAAATGCTCCTGTTGTTGTATTAGTTTATGGATGCGAATATAAAATGATAGAATACAAAATTTTAAAAGAAAATGGGGCTCCAAAGGATCTATTAGAGGTATTAGTATCTCCTCAATCAGGAGCTCAAAGCATAGGAGCAGCAGTTGAAAACTTCTTATTAGCAGCAACTAAAATGGGATATGGAACTTGTTATATGACAGGTCCTACTCATGCAAAAACTGAAATTGAAAATCTGATAGGATTTGAAAAGCCTGGATATGAGTTAATGTCAATGATAGCTTTAGGTGTTGCAGAGGACAATCAACCACAACAACCACCTAGAAAACCATTAGAAGATGTTACTACATTTATAGATTAA
- the tnpA gene encoding IS200/IS605 family transposase, with translation MREKYRIDKKRISYLKYNYIFCPRYRRKIFENDEVKKRFYDVIKSEAELLNIKILSIYCGEDYCKLQVNALSDISPHDIIVKFKVNSSKVLRSEFDHLNHLESLWTRASFVTTEDEIDDDVLNEYLELQKKRG, from the coding sequence ATGAGAGAAAAATATAGGATAGATAAAAAAAGAATAAGCTATTTGAAGTACAATTACATATTTTGTCCTAGGTATAGAAGAAAGATTTTTGAGAATGATGAGGTGAAAAAAAGATTTTATGATGTAATAAAGTCTGAAGCAGAACTTTTAAATATAAAAATCTTATCTATATATTGCGGAGAAGATTACTGTAAACTTCAAGTCAATGCTCTTTCTGATATAAGTCCTCATGATATTATTGTAAAATTCAAAGTAAATTCTTCTAAGGTTTTGAGAAGTGAGTTTGATCATCTTAACCACTTGGAAAGTCTTTGGACTAGAGCCTCTTTTGTAACTACAGAAGATGAAATTGACGATGATGTTTTAAATGAGTACTTAGAACTTCAGAAAAAAAGAGGTTAA
- a CDS encoding MATE family efflux transporter, translating into MTKDMTAGNPVKLILYFSIPLLIGNIFQQFYSMVDTIIVGRFLGVKALAAVGSTGSMNFLIIGFVLGLTSGFSVLVSQKFGANDVDGVKKAVGSAIVLSIIMSIVITFISVITSKSILHLINTPSDIIDDAQSYIVVIYGGIFATFFYNMISSILRALGDSKTPLYFLIVASILNIILDLFFIINLSMGVAGAAYATVIAQGVSGILCLFYTAKKFPILKLEKKHFKFDSLYFKKHLGIGIPMALQFSITAIGAIILQGAVNAFGSTVVAAHTAASKVEQLVMQPSITFGVTMATYCAQNLGAGNIDRIKEGVKKCTIINIIIGLVGGLILFLFGDQFVKLFVSNSDPDVVAYSMKYLTTVAFFFIPLSLIFIYRNALQGMGYTLVPMLAGVCELLARTVVAFTLPLFLGYFGVCLAGPMAWIAACIPLILDYIKKINTLSESDIVSIHI; encoded by the coding sequence ATGACAAAAGATATGACCGCTGGTAATCCAGTAAAACTAATTTTATACTTTTCTATACCACTTCTCATAGGTAATATATTTCAACAATTTTATAGTATGGTTGATACTATAATAGTAGGGAGATTTTTAGGGGTCAAGGCTCTTGCCGCAGTTGGATCAACTGGATCTATGAATTTTTTAATAATAGGATTCGTATTAGGTCTTACTTCAGGCTTTTCTGTTTTAGTATCTCAAAAGTTTGGAGCAAATGATGTTGATGGAGTAAAAAAAGCAGTTGGAAGTGCAATTGTTCTATCTATTATTATGTCAATTGTAATAACATTTATAAGTGTTATTACATCAAAATCAATTTTGCACTTAATAAATACACCTAGTGATATTATAGATGACGCTCAATCTTATATAGTAGTTATCTATGGAGGAATATTTGCTACTTTTTTCTATAATATGATATCAAGTATACTCCGTGCTCTTGGTGATAGTAAAACACCTCTATATTTTTTAATAGTAGCATCAATTTTAAATATAATTCTTGATTTATTCTTTATAATAAATTTATCTATGGGAGTTGCCGGCGCAGCTTACGCAACAGTAATTGCTCAAGGTGTTTCTGGAATTTTATGTTTATTTTATACAGCTAAAAAATTTCCTATATTAAAACTTGAGAAAAAACATTTTAAATTTGACAGTTTATATTTTAAAAAACATTTAGGTATTGGAATCCCAATGGCTCTTCAGTTTTCTATAACTGCTATAGGCGCAATTATACTTCAAGGTGCAGTTAATGCATTTGGCTCAACAGTTGTAGCCGCTCATACTGCTGCATCTAAAGTAGAGCAATTAGTTATGCAACCTAGTATAACATTTGGAGTTACAATGGCAACTTATTGTGCTCAAAATCTAGGAGCCGGAAATATAGATAGGATAAAAGAAGGCGTTAAAAAATGTACTATTATAAATATTATTATAGGTCTTGTGGGAGGTCTTATACTATTTTTATTTGGTGATCAATTTGTTAAGCTATTTGTATCAAATTCTGATCCAGATGTAGTTGCTTACTCTATGAAATACCTAACTACAGTTGCATTTTTCTTTATACCACTTAGCTTAATATTCATATATAGAAATGCACTTCAAGGAATGGGCTACACGTTAGTTCCTATGTTGGCTGGAGTTTGTGAACTATTAGCTAGAACAGTTGTTGCATTTACACTACCTTTATTCTTAGGTTATTTTGGAGTTTGCTTAGCAGGTCCTATGGCTTGGATTGCAGCTTGTATTCCATTAATACTTGATTATATCAAAAAAATAAATACATTAAGTGAATCTGACATTGTATCTATTCATATTTAA
- a CDS encoding accessory gene regulator B family protein, protein MIESLTDRLVSFLVLNNIIDTEKFEKYRDKIKSLIFLAISFVSVILVGIIFGKVTQGIILLICYLIIRKFACGYKAKSYIIRLLMFMGIYIFTIYSSSYEDLTTYKFLIILFTVLSWGCIYVLAPVENIKNKMDFNDVLRKKIISRIIGTIITFLTIILLRIEIINEYAAFTCSALYWSAFMLVLGTIKNYINN, encoded by the coding sequence ATGATTGAATCACTTACCGACAGACTTGTGTCATTTCTTGTGCTAAATAATATAATAGACACAGAAAAATTTGAAAAATATAGAGATAAAATAAAATCTTTAATATTTTTGGCAATAAGCTTTGTAAGTGTAATTTTAGTTGGAATTATCTTCGGGAAAGTTACTCAAGGAATAATACTTTTAATATGTTATTTGATAATAAGAAAATTTGCCTGTGGATATAAAGCTAAAAGTTACATTATAAGATTACTAATGTTTATGGGGATATATATATTTACTATATATTCTAGTAGTTATGAGGATTTAACAACGTATAAGTTTTTAATTATTTTATTTACAGTATTAAGTTGGGGATGTATATATGTTTTAGCGCCTGTAGAGAATATAAAAAATAAAATGGATTTTAATGATGTACTAAGAAAAAAAATTATATCTAGAATAATAGGCACAATAATTACTTTTTTAACAATTATATTATTAAGGATAGAAATTATAAATGAATATGCGGCATTTACTTGTAGTGCTTTATATTGGAGTGCATTTATGTTAGTACTGGGGACTATAAAAAATTACATAAACAATTAA
- a CDS encoding ribonuclease H1 domain-containing protein: protein MIKKFYAVKVGKKPGVYTTWDECKEQVNKVPGSIYKSFKTLEEAEKFAGIKLENISKKSKANVKSKSTPESKDKELKPIKSKANVDYFENYIEPEDVKCNYDMIAFVDGSYDRVSKIFGSGIAVIDIEKDLIQEYKTAGHDKWDQWNIVGEIEAAKYAIKLAHDEGLKKLCIYHDLKNISLWAAGTWQAKNEYTQSYVRFVEEYSKDLSITFIKVKGHSCNKYNDIADRLAREAIEEYL, encoded by the coding sequence GTGATTAAAAAATTTTATGCAGTTAAAGTAGGAAAAAAACCGGGAGTGTATACAACTTGGGATGAATGTAAAGAACAGGTTAATAAAGTTCCAGGGTCTATATATAAGAGTTTTAAAACACTAGAAGAAGCTGAAAAGTTTGCAGGAATAAAATTAGAAAACATTTCAAAAAAATCTAAAGCTAATGTTAAAAGTAAATCAACACCAGAATCTAAAGATAAAGAATTAAAGCCAATAAAAAGTAAAGCAAATGTAGATTACTTTGAAAACTACATTGAACCAGAAGATGTAAAATGTAATTATGATATGATAGCTTTCGTTGATGGAAGTTATGATAGAGTATCAAAAATTTTTGGATCGGGTATTGCAGTAATTGATATTGAAAAAGATTTAATTCAAGAATATAAAACAGCAGGACATGATAAGTGGGATCAATGGAATATAGTAGGTGAAATAGAGGCTGCTAAATATGCTATAAAATTAGCTCATGATGAAGGATTAAAAAAGTTATGTATATATCATGATTTAAAGAACATTTCACTTTGGGCAGCTGGGACTTGGCAAGCTAAAAATGAATATACTCAATCATATGTTAGATTTGTAGAAGAGTATAGTAAAGATTTATCAATAACATTTATAAAAGTTAAAGGGCATAGTTGTAATAAATATAATGATATAGCAGATAGATTAGCTAGAGAAGCAATAGAAGAATATTTATAA
- a CDS encoding MFS transporter, with protein MESIKSIEKPKKLWNKNFFLLWQGQLVSCLGDAFYSMALGFWVLDKTGSSSIMGILMAAISLPRIIIGPFAGVIVDRFDRKKMIILGDLIRGIGILFVGYAAYKNILEVWMVILIGVICGICSAFFNPAISSVIPDLVSNDNIVKANSAQQMAVSTTSLVGSLSGGFIYSILGASVMFIFNGISYIISTVTEMFINIPKVEQKESKLTFREDFKEGLNFTFGFRGLVVLLAVCFALNFFFAIFSILLRPWFMMEESLGVARYGVISAFQSIGMIVASILLTNINIKAENRAKTMLISLFLTIIFFFLGVLINKFYVMCVCFSFGLFFNTISNTVMMSSMMVTVPQDMRGKVMSIVMTCSIAIQPIGTLIGGVLGDIFYPRSIMIGCFLICMIGCVPLFFSRSTKKVLNYNPEIQNLEDIKR; from the coding sequence GTGGAGAGTATAAAAAGCATTGAAAAACCTAAAAAATTATGGAATAAAAACTTTTTTTTATTGTGGCAAGGTCAGTTAGTTTCGTGTCTTGGGGACGCATTTTACTCTATGGCTTTAGGGTTTTGGGTTCTAGATAAAACAGGGTCATCATCTATAATGGGAATATTGATGGCAGCTATAAGCTTACCTAGAATTATAATTGGGCCTTTTGCAGGAGTTATAGTAGATAGATTTGATAGAAAAAAGATGATAATTTTAGGAGATCTAATAAGGGGAATAGGAATTTTATTTGTAGGGTATGCAGCATATAAAAACATATTAGAAGTTTGGATGGTTATTTTAATTGGAGTAATATGTGGTATATGTTCTGCATTTTTCAATCCGGCAATAAGTTCAGTTATTCCAGATTTAGTTTCTAATGATAACATAGTAAAAGCAAACTCAGCACAGCAAATGGCCGTGTCAACAACAAGTCTAGTAGGTAGCCTTTCAGGTGGGTTTATATATTCAATTCTTGGAGCTTCAGTTATGTTTATATTTAATGGAATAAGTTATATCATATCAACTGTAACTGAAATGTTTATAAATATACCTAAAGTAGAGCAAAAAGAATCAAAATTGACATTTAGAGAAGATTTTAAAGAAGGACTAAATTTTACATTTGGTTTTAGGGGATTAGTGGTATTGCTTGCTGTATGTTTTGCGTTAAATTTTTTCTTTGCTATTTTTTCGATACTTTTAAGACCATGGTTTATGATGGAAGAATCTTTGGGAGTGGCAAGATATGGAGTTATATCTGCTTTCCAAAGTATAGGAATGATTGTAGCAAGTATATTACTTACAAATATAAATATAAAAGCTGAAAATAGAGCCAAAACAATGCTTATATCATTATTTTTAACTATTATTTTTTTCTTTTTAGGAGTACTTATAAATAAATTTTATGTAATGTGTGTATGCTTTTCTTTTGGATTATTTTTTAATACAATATCAAATACAGTTATGATGTCATCAATGATGGTTACTGTGCCACAAGATATGAGAGGTAAAGTGATGAGTATAGTTATGACTTGTTCTATAGCTATACAACCAATAGGAACATTAATAGGTGGGGTTCTTGGTGACATTTTTTATCCAAGAAGCATTATGATAGGTTGTTTTTTAATTTGCATGATAGGATGTGTACCTTTATTTTTTAGTAGAAGTACGAAGAAAGTTTTAAACTATAATCCGGAAATCCAAAATTTAGAAGATATAAAAAGGTAA
- a CDS encoding alpha/beta-type small acid-soluble spore protein has product MTNKPLVSNAKKALNQMKLEMAGELGIQSEHINGANKTSYESGIMGGNLGGMMSKKLVELGEKELIREYNNKNN; this is encoded by the coding sequence ATGACAAATAAACCGTTAGTAAGTAATGCAAAAAAAGCTTTAAATCAAATGAAGTTAGAAATGGCTGGAGAATTAGGAATACAAAGTGAACATATTAATGGAGCGAATAAAACGTCTTATGAAAGCGGAATTATGGGTGGGAATTTAGGTGGAATGATGAGCAAAAAATTAGTTGAATTAGGAGAAAAAGAGTTAATTAGAGAATATAATAATAAAAATAATTAA
- a CDS encoding sensor histidine kinase, translating to MIQKNKINILCILVGLAWFLIFNTTYASEKEKHVLFISSYNPNVETFSDQIEGIQSGINEDVNLQIEYMDSRTFLGEENKEKFYELLKHRLRDQKGYDAVILGDDQAFEFGMEHRDELFKNTPIIFLGVSSNNNIELAKKSKLVYGVTEPQSVKENIDLIRKLHKNKDITIVTDAYSNSLNLDYNLDVLKKEFKDTKFNLISLKDMSFEELKKKLKTLGDNDVLFVMYAYRDKLGNVKSIKGSYKLISESTNVPIYSTMNYGIECGFIGGKVVSHVEQGKAAGKIAKEILDGENPKEKIIDGNKIDNYIFDYNKLKFYNINIKKLPNDSQVVNSPIDTLYKYKEMVYGYLSLTISLLIVIASLILYTVKKINYQKELIKAKETAENMQKSQSNFISNISHELRTPVAVIMSANQILDINMKKVNNSYSESNLNKTNIIKQNCNRLLRLTNNIIDIAKVDSGFMSLKLKNLDIIFLLESIVTSVIPYADCKNIEIIFDTNCEELIMSVDPDKIERIVLNLISNAIKFSKDNTNIYIYVDVDEEQNVLEFSVKDTGIGMKPEDLERIFDRFTQVDDIMVRKNEGSGIGLSLVKIFTNMHKGDVIVNSKLGEGSEFIVILPIRFIETEKDNDFEINSYSSSNSKAAVEFSDINF from the coding sequence ATGATACAAAAAAACAAAATAAATATATTATGTATTTTAGTTGGATTAGCATGGTTTTTGATTTTTAATACAACGTATGCATCTGAAAAAGAAAAGCATGTTTTATTTATAAGCTCTTATAATCCTAATGTTGAAACTTTTTCAGACCAAATTGAGGGGATACAGTCTGGAATAAATGAAGATGTAAATCTTCAAATTGAATATATGGATTCAAGAACATTTTTAGGAGAAGAAAATAAAGAAAAATTTTATGAATTACTAAAGCATAGGTTAAGAGATCAAAAAGGATATGATGCTGTTATTTTAGGGGATGACCAAGCTTTTGAGTTTGGCATGGAACATAGAGATGAATTATTTAAAAATACCCCAATAATCTTTTTAGGTGTAAGTTCTAATAATAATATTGAATTAGCAAAAAAATCAAAATTAGTTTATGGAGTAACAGAACCACAATCTGTAAAGGAAAATATAGACTTAATAAGAAAACTTCATAAAAACAAAGACATAACAATTGTAACTGATGCATATTCAAATTCTTTAAATTTAGATTATAACTTAGATGTATTAAAAAAGGAATTCAAAGATACAAAATTTAATTTGATTTCTTTAAAAGATATGAGTTTTGAAGAACTTAAAAAGAAATTAAAAACTTTAGGTGATAATGATGTATTATTTGTAATGTATGCATATAGAGATAAATTGGGAAATGTAAAGTCTATAAAAGGTTCATATAAGCTAATTAGCGAAAGTACAAACGTACCAATATATTCAACTATGAATTATGGGATAGAATGTGGATTTATTGGGGGCAAAGTAGTTAGTCATGTTGAACAAGGAAAAGCGGCAGGTAAAATAGCAAAGGAAATATTAGATGGTGAAAATCCAAAAGAAAAAATTATTGATGGAAATAAGATAGATAATTACATATTTGATTATAATAAGTTGAAATTTTATAATATAAATATAAAAAAATTGCCAAATGACTCTCAAGTAGTTAATAGTCCAATTGACACTCTTTATAAATATAAAGAAATGGTATATGGGTATTTGTCATTAACAATAAGCTTATTAATTGTTATAGCTTCATTAATATTATATACTGTAAAAAAAATAAACTATCAAAAAGAGTTAATAAAAGCAAAAGAAACAGCAGAGAATATGCAAAAATCACAAAGCAATTTTATATCTAATATTAGTCATGAGTTACGAACTCCAGTTGCAGTCATAATGTCTGCAAATCAAATATTAGATATTAATATGAAAAAAGTTAATAACAGTTATTCAGAAAGCAATTTGAATAAAACAAATATAATAAAGCAAAATTGCAATAGGCTTTTAAGACTTACTAATAATATTATTGATATAGCTAAAGTTGATTCGGGATTTATGAGCTTGAAATTAAAAAATTTGGATATAATATTTTTACTAGAAAGCATAGTTACATCTGTTATACCATATGCTGATTGTAAGAATATAGAAATAATATTTGATACTAATTGTGAAGAATTAATTATGAGCGTAGATCCTGATAAAATAGAACGAATAGTATTAAATTTAATATCAAATGCTATTAAATTTTCAAAAGACAATACAAATATATATATATATGTAGATGTAGATGAAGAACAAAATGTTCTTGAATTTTCAGTAAAAGATACTGGGATTGGAATGAAACCTGAAGATTTGGAACGAATATTTGATAGATTTACGCAAGTTGATGATATTATGGTCAGAAAAAATGAAGGAAGTGGAATAGGTCTATCTCTTGTTAAAATATTTACAAATATGCATAAAGGTGATGTTATTGTAAATTCAAAACTCGGAGAAGGAAGTGAGTTTATAGTAATTTTACCTATTAGATTTATTGAAACTGAAAAAGATAATGATTTTGAAATAAACTCTTATAGTTCAAGTAACTCAAAAGCTGCAGTAGAATTTTCAGATATAAATTTTTAA